One window of Lacerta agilis isolate rLacAgi1 chromosome 14, rLacAgi1.pri, whole genome shotgun sequence genomic DNA carries:
- the PRPF31 gene encoding U4/U6 small nuclear ribonucleoprotein Prp31, translating to MSLADELLADLEEAAEEEDGSFADEEDEPPIEDVQEEMQVDLATDSVKSIAKLWDSKTFAEILLKIEDYISKQPKESEVLGPVEAAPEYRVIVDANNLTVEIENELNIIHKFIRDKYSKRFPELESLVPNALDYIRTVKELGNSLDKCKNNENLQQILTNATIMVVSVTASTTQGQQLTEEELERIEEACDMALELNQSKHRIYEYVESRMSFIAPNLSIIVGASTAAKIMGIAGGLTNLSKMPACNIMLLGAQRKTLSGFSSTSVLPHTGYIYHSDIVQSLPPDLRRKAARLVSAKCTLAARVDSFHESSEGKVGYDLKEEIERKFDKWQEPPPVKQVKPLPAPLDGQRKKRGGRRYRKMKERLGLTEIRKQANRMSFGEIEEDAYQEDLGFSLGHLGKSGSGRVRQTQVNEATKARISKTLQRTLQKQSMVYGGKSTIRDRSSGTASSVAFTPLQGLEIVNPQAAEKKVAEANQKYFSSMAEFLKVKSEKSGIMSTT from the exons ATGTCTTTGGCAGATGAGCTTTTGGCTGACCTCGAAGAGGCAGCAGAAGAAGAGGATGGCAGCTTTGCAGATGAAGAGGATGAGCCTCCCATTGAGGATGTCCAGGAGGAAATGCAAGTGGATCTGGCAACTGATTCAGTGAAGAGTATTGCCAAGCTCTGGGACAGTAAGACG TTTGCTGAAATCCTGCTGAAGATTGAGGACTACATCAGCAAACAGCCCAAAGAATCTGAAG TTCTAGGTCCAGTAGAGGCTGCTCCTGAATATAGAGTCATTGTGGATGCCAATAACCTCACAGTGGAGATTGAGAACGAGCTAA ATATTATTCACAAGTTCATTCGAGACAAGTACTCCAAGCGATTTCCTGAACTAGAATCTCTTGTTCCAAATGCACTGGACTACATCCGGACTGTCAAG GAACTAGGGAACAGCTTGGACAAATGCAAGAACAATGAGAATCTTCAACAGATCCTCACCAACGCTACAATCATGGTGGTCAGTGTCACCGCATCCACTACCCAGGG GCAACAATTAACTGAGGAAGAATTGGAGCGCATTGAGGAGGCCTGTGACATGGCCCTGGAGCTGAACCAGTCTAAACACCGCATCTATGAGTATGTGGAGTCCCGCATGTCCTTCATCGCCCCCAACTTGTCCATCATTGTGGGAGCCTCCACTGCTGCTAAAATAATGG GCATTGCTGGTGGCCTCACAAACCTCTCCAAGATGCCAGCCTGCAACATCATGCTTCTGGGGGCCCAGAGGAAGACTCTGTCTGGATTTTCCAGCACTTCGGTGCTGCCTCACACTGGCTACATCTATCACAGCGACATTGTACAGTCGTTGCCTCcg GACTTGCGAAGGAAGGCAGCTCGCTTGGTATCAGCAAAATGCACGCTGGCAGCACGTGTGGACAGCTTTCACGAGAGCTCTGAAGGGAAG GTTGGCTATGACCTCAAGGAAGAAATCGAAAGGAAATTTGACAAGTGGCAGGAGCCACCTCCTGTCAAGCAAGTGAAGCCACTGCCGGCACCCTTGGATGGACAAAGGAAGAAACGTGGAGGACGCAG ATATCGCAAGATGAAGGAGCGTCTTGGTCTAACGGAAATCCGGAAGCAGGCAAACCGGATGAGCTTTGGAGAG ATTGAAGAAGATGCTTACCAGGAAGACCTTGGTTTCAGTCTGGGCCACCTGGGGAAGTCAGGCAGCGGCCGGGTCCGACAGACGCAAGTCAACGAGGCCACGAAGGCACGCATCTCAAAGACGCTGCAA CGCACTCTCCAGAAGCAGAGCATGGTGTATGGAGGGAAGTCCACCATCCGGGACCGCTCCTCGGGCACTGCGTCCAGCGTGGCCTTCACTCCGCTGCAG GGTCTGGAGATTGTGAACCCTCAGGCGGCTGAGAAGAAGGTAGCCGAAGCAAACCAGAAGTACTTCTCCAGCATGGCTGAATTCTTGAAGGTGAAGAGTGAGAAAAGTGGCATCATGTCCACCACATAG
- the TFPT gene encoding TCF3 fusion partner, with the protein MAGVGFEEFSVPPGSELALPPLFGGNILESELETEVEFADGGIPEEEEEEGALRQQEMTRRKCHALARRCKELEQVNERMLNRLHQVQRITLRLKQERRFLMRVLDSYGDDYRQGHLDIVLEDEGSHSTDAPAPGNTENEPPEKETPRCLSGPLPAPEAESLSPTEGPTSKKRRRHMREEKEVRLRRAAQTLLPMEEFPVQIKSEEDFQCEQEDVLTPAWQQSSPQDKLLHYSKFSSPGACSDFD; encoded by the exons ATGGCTGGTGTGGGCTTTGAAGAATTCTCTGTGCCCCCTGGATCAGAGCTGGCACTGCCTCCTCTTTTTGGTGGCAATATCCTCGAGAGTGAACTGGAGACTGAGGTGGAGTTTGCCGATGGCGGAAtaccagaagaggaggaggaagagggagcatTGAGGCAGCAGGAAATGACACGGCGCAAATGCCATGCTCTTGCTCGGCGCTGCAAGGAGTTAGAGCAG GTGAATGAGAGGATGTTAAACCGGCTGCATCAGGTCCAGAGAATAACACTGCGGCTTAAACAGGAGAGAAG GTTCCTCATGAGGGTCCTTGATTCTTACGGTGATGATTACAGGCAAGGCCACCTTGATATTGTCCTGGAG GATGAAGGTAGCCACAGCACTGATGCTCCAGCTCCTGGCAACACAGAGAATGAGCCCCCCGAGAAAGAGACTCCAAGATGCCTCTCGGGTCCTTTGCCTGCCCCAGAGGCTGAAAGCCTCTCACCTACTGAGGGCCCCACCAGTAAGAAGCGGCGGCGCCACATGCGAGAGGAAAAGGAAGTGAGGTTACGCCGAGCAGCCCAAACATTGCTTCCTATGGAAGAGTTTCCTGTGCAG ATAAAGTCTGAAGAGGATTTCCAGTGTGAGCAAGAGGATGTCCTCACTCCTGCCTGGCAGCAGTCTAGTCCTCAGGATAAGTTACTCCATTATTCAAAGTTCTCTAGCCCAGGGGCCTGTTCTGATTTCGACTGA
- the NDUFA3 gene encoding NADH dehydrogenase [ubiquinone] 1 alpha subcomplex subunit 3, with amino-acid sequence MAALSKIIPFLKNAWGKDPVVVLSFGIGFMAFVLPWVSPLTKYSAMINQAVPYTYPVPVRDDGNMPDIPSHPCDKEGPSLEWLKNF; translated from the exons ATGGCTGCGCTGAGCA AAATTATCCCGTTTCTGAAAAATGCATGGGGAAAGGATCCAGTTGTCGTTCTCTCTTTTGGCATTGGTTTTATGG CTTTCGTGCTACCGTGGGTCAGtcccttaacaaaatacagcGCCATGATCAACCAGGCTGTACCATATACATATCCAG TTCCAGTTCGGGATGATGGCAATATGCCAGATATTCCCTCCCACCCTTGTGACAAGGAAGGACCAAGTCTTGAATGGCTAAAGAACTTCTGA